CTGCTGCAGCACGTGGAGGGTTGGCCGCGGGGGCCGCCTATACTCTTGGGATTTGGCTGCAGGCTGGGGGACAGCCTACACTACCGCGTCGAACTCGGCCTTCATAACTGGGCTTAACGTTGTATTCGTCCACCTATTCCAGGCACTTGTAATGCGGCTGTACAGCGTTGAACTCGCATTCTCCCTAGTACTTGCAGTAGGAGGGCTCTACATGTTGACCGGGCCCACTGGCGGCTTCAGCTTTGGTGAGTTCTTGGTACTACTGAGCGCTTTTGCATGGGCTGCACAAGTTCTTATCGTTTCAAGGTTTAGCGGCAGCGACCCATTCGCATTCACCTTCTTTGAAGCATTAACAGCTACGGTCATGATTATACCCGATATGCTGGTCTACGGCAACTCTCTCGATGTGCCTGCACAAGCACTACCCTACCTGGCGTATCTAGGGCTAGCGTGCACTGATGCAGCGTTTGTGCTACAAGTGTATGGGCAGCGCGGCGTCTCGCCAGCTACAGCTGCAATAATATACCTTCTCGAGCCGGTTATCGCTGCAGCCATAGCTGCAGCCATGCTCGGCGAACATATGTCCACCCTACAAGCGATAGGCGCTGCCGCTATACTAGCCTCTCTAGCTGTTGCAGCGAGAGCCGAGGCCAGGAGGGAGGGATGAAAGGAGGAGAGTGGATTAGGGTGTGCCCCCGGCTGGAGGCTAGCCCGCCCATCCAACACCGGGCTTAGCCCGGTGTCGCGGCTGCGCCGCCGCCGGGAAGCCGGGGGCCGCGGTGTTTCCTTCTACTACTTAGAGGAGCTGTATCTGTGTTTCCCCGGCATCACCCCAATACCACGAGACTACAAAACATCTTATATTATTTCTACAGTTTTTATGTTATTACTAGATCGAGTTTCGGCCTAGACGACGTATCGCTTAAAGTATACGGTCAGTATGGTGATTAGTAGAATTGTCGCCGTGACATAGGCTAGTATGGCTGCTGCTAGTATCTCGCCCACGCTTGGCATGTATGCCTTACTGCCCATCAGCGTTAACACGAGTTTGGCGTCGAGACCTGAAACTATCGCATCGAATATTAGTCCTGGAAGCTTGAAGCTACCATGGATGGGTTCTGCATAGTCTAGCATAATTGCCGTTCTCATTGCAGCTATAACATCCTCCATGCCGTCGCGTGAGGCGCCTATTATTGGTATGGCAGCTACAAAGCTGCCAACAATGTAGATTATTATCGCTATGAGTGCTGCTATGCTGCTCCTCCGCAGCTTTAGGCCGAGGAGTGCTGCTACGAGGGCAAGGGGAAGTGTAGAGATTGAAATGAGTAGACCGCTGACAGGTATAAGCCAGGGGTAGTCCTGTATCGTGAATAGTATGCTAAAGCTGGCGTATAGCATGCCAGCCGAGAGAGTATACATAAGCGCCATTGCCACGATGTAGGCTATGAGTTTTGTAGCTATGATTTCAACCCGCGATACCGGCCTTACAAGGATTAGACTTATCCTCCCGGATTCTATGTCGGAGGCAAAGAGGTATGCACCGTACATTGCTGCTATTATCCAAGCAAAGCTGGCAACCGTTGAGAACTGTACAGGAGTAATGGCCATTACCGCGCCAACATAACTGCTGATATCCGTTACCGTACGCGCACCAAGAGTGCTAAGCCACACAGCCCGGAAAATAGAAGCGTTAAGCCCTACCCCTGCAAGAATATTCCTCACGAAACCCCTCAAAAGCACCGCTACAGCTAGCGGTACAACAGTGAGTGCCAGGAGTGCTAGAAACGAGCGCCTCCGCAGAAAGCCCTCAACCTCCACGCGTACAAGGACAAGAAACTCCCTACTCAGCAGCCTCATGTCCGTCCAGCACCCACCAGCCTGGAGCCCACACAAGTGTGACGACTCGATAATAATTCGTGATAAAAACTTCTACGCAGCATTCTGCACACAACAGCATACACTAGCTCGCCGGGAACCAGTTTTGAAGCAAGATGCACGAGAGTTGCCGCCACAGCTTGGAGTCGTTAGAGGAAGCCGTGAGTTCCGTAAGCCTCAACGAAGGATGCGGGTCGGGACGCGGCCTCATACATCACCGCATAGGCTAAATGCTGCATGCTCAGCTGTCCGGCAGAGCCTCCTCAGCCCCAGCAGACCCTACCAACTATGCCAGGGGAGGAGTATATACTGCCTACCACGGACATCACCGCACATTCCACATCACAGCCTAGAAGGAGCTGGCATCACACACAATATCAGCCGGGATTAGAGGTAACGAAACACACCGTGAACATGTAGGCTAACAACCACATAACAACATGTTTACACATGGCCTGTATGAACGCATTGCACCACGGATAGAAGTCTAGAGGTGGGGGGTGGTGGACCGGCCGGGATTTGAACCCGGGACCTCTCGGGTGCGAACCGAGCGCTCTTCCAGGCTGAGCTACCGGCCCACCCATCCAAATTATGTTGCATGGCTAACACCGCATCATCCTATAAGGTTTACGTACATGCCATTGAGGGGCTCTGTTGCGGGCCTTGCCGCCATCCCCCGGGCTCTCACCCCGGGGTTGCCGGTGCCACGGTGTCAACCCGGGTTCTCTCTTCATCGCCCACCGCTTGCTACGTGTATACGACCAGACAGAGACCTATATTAATCCGAAACCGTGAAGGTAGACTCTCCTAACATGGCACTGGGCCGCCTCCAAAGAGCCCCACACGCGTGGGGCGATGAGCTGCAGCGGCCTCGCGGCAGAGCCACAGGCTGTGACCAGTGGGAGGCCGCCGTAGCTCAGCCGGGAGAGCGCGGGGCTGTGGACCCCGAGGTCCCGGGTTCAAATCCCGGCGGCGGCCCCACTCCATCCTCGTGAAAAACATTCCCCGTACACTTTCACACCATAGCCTAATTACCAACATATTGTTCCTCCCAAACTACACGAGGAGGGCGGGCCCCGGCTGGCCGCTGACGGGCCGTTCAGGCCCGAGGAAACTCCGCCCTCCCCGCGGCACCGGGGCCCCGAGAGGGGGCGCGGGTAACACCCGCGGCAACGGCACAGAAACGGCACGCCCACCCGCGGGAGGACGATGAGGCGGCGAGGGCTCCCCGGCGACGGGGAGCCAGTAACCCGCTGAGGACCCGGGTGGGTGCGTTGAAACGGCCGTCCCCCGGGGAGCAAGGCGGCGCGCCGATGAGGGCCGCGCGATTGGCGCGCCGGCGTCCGCTTAGTCGGATGCGGCCGTAGGTACAGAAGGCGGGTTATAGCCGGGGCCCGCCGCTTCTCGCCTCCGACGGAGCTGCATGGGTATATTAGTCCTTGGATTCTGGTAGTGTCGCGTGGTGGCGGCGGTATGGGTAGGCGGAGGCGTAAGTATAAAAAGCGGCCTTTGCTGAGAGCGCCCCGCGTCCTGCCAACGGTGTTTGAGTGTCCACACTGCGGCGCCAAGGCTATGACCGTTGAGATCAAGAAGAAGGAACGCAACGAGCAGGGCTACGTGAAGGCGATTATACGCTGTGGAAACTGCAGCCTCTACGCCGAGATGTGGGCACCAGAACTCTTCCAGCCCGTCGACGTGTACTCGAAGTTCCTTGACGCATACCTGGAGGGCAGGATAGAGTATAAGTTTATCAAGGCCGAGGGCGAGAAGACCATCAGCCTAGAGGAGCTGACATCTGAGGAGGGTGAAGTTGTTGAAACTTGGGAAGGTGGAGAGACTACTGAGGAGCAGGGTTGAATCAGGAGAGAAGCTCTTCTTACTACTCTCCGACCCCGAAAAACCAATATCGCCCAACACTGTCAAGCTCTTCGAAGAGAATGGCGCCGACGTACTACTAATTGGTGGTAGCCTAAACGTTACCCCCTACGATATAGATGAGTACATAGCTAGGCTTAGGGTTGAGGGTGTGAAGCTCCCCATAGTTCTGTTCCCGGGCGGTCTCAACAACATCGCCAAGTCTGCCGACGCAATACTCTTCATGACTTTGATGAACAGCATGGATCCCTACTGGATTGTTGGCGCACAGGTAGCTGCAGCCCCAATCGTGTATAGGCTGGGCCTCGAGGCTATACCATCAGCATACATCATTGTAGGGCACGGTGGTGCAGCTGGACATATAGGCCGCGCACTACCAATTCCATACGAGAATGGCTATATAGCAGCAGCCTACGCCCTAGCTGCCGAGTACCTCGGAGCACGCCTAGTATACTTTGAGGCAGGCTCAGGTGCCCCAAAACCCGTACCTGTTGACGCTGTAGCTGCTGCCAGCAAGGTTCTATCGCAAGCTTTGCTAGTAGTTGGTGGTGGTATACGGGAAGAGACCCTGGCCGCTGAGAGGCTTAAGGCGGGAGCGGACGGCGTCGTAATTGGAACACTTGCAGAAAAGGATCCCGAGAAAGCACTGAGATCCTCTCGGTAGTTAAGAAGCGCTAGACTCCTCCCCGCCTGTGCCTGTACAGCTGACACTCCCTAGCTCAGCACCATACTTCTTCTTGAATGCTTCCTCAGCGTCAACTCCCACGAGGTTTGCTATACTGAGAGCCCAAGCTATAACATCACCTAT
This DNA window, taken from Hyperthermus butylicus DSM 5456, encodes the following:
- a CDS encoding DMT family transporter, translated to MAAGWGTAYTTASNSAFITGLNVVFVHLFQALVMRLYSVELAFSLVLAVGGLYMLTGPTGGFSFGEFLVLLSAFAWAAQVLIVSRFSGSDPFAFTFFEALTATVMIIPDMLVYGNSLDVPAQALPYLAYLGLACTDAAFVLQVYGQRGVSPATAAIIYLLEPVIAAAIAAAMLGEHMSTLQAIGAAAILASLAVAARAEARREG
- a CDS encoding ABC transporter permease subunit, whose translation is MRLLSREFLVLVRVEVEGFLRRRSFLALLALTVVPLAVAVLLRGFVRNILAGVGLNASIFRAVWLSTLGARTVTDISSYVGAVMAITPVQFSTVASFAWIIAAMYGAYLFASDIESGRISLILVRPVSRVEIIATKLIAYIVAMALMYTLSAGMLYASFSILFTIQDYPWLIPVSGLLISISTLPLALVAALLGLKLRRSSIAALIAIIIYIVGSFVAAIPIIGASRDGMEDVIAAMRTAIMLDYAEPIHGSFKLPGLIFDAIVSGLDAKLVLTLMGSKAYMPSVGEILAAAILAYVTATILLITILTVYFKRYVV
- a CDS encoding Zn-binding domain-containing protein, which codes for MGRRRRKYKKRPLLRAPRVLPTVFECPHCGAKAMTVEIKKKERNEQGYVKAIIRCGNCSLYAEMWAPELFQPVDVYSKFLDAYLEGRIEYKFIKAEGEKTISLEELTSEEGEVVETWEGGETTEEQG
- a CDS encoding geranylgeranylglyceryl/heptaprenylglyceryl phosphate synthase, which encodes MKLLKLGKVERLLRSRVESGEKLFLLLSDPEKPISPNTVKLFEENGADVLLIGGSLNVTPYDIDEYIARLRVEGVKLPIVLFPGGLNNIAKSADAILFMTLMNSMDPYWIVGAQVAAAPIVYRLGLEAIPSAYIIVGHGGAAGHIGRALPIPYENGYIAAAYALAAEYLGARLVYFEAGSGAPKPVPVDAVAAASKVLSQALLVVGGGIREETLAAERLKAGADGVVIGTLAEKDPEKALRSSR